The Humulus lupulus chromosome 3, drHumLupu1.1, whole genome shotgun sequence genome window below encodes:
- the LOC133825729 gene encoding uncharacterized protein LOC133825729: MSRPFTLPLTGSNALERLRQAKKSSVGSSEADREVVVPPADPPVLMRSQTKKKKKAVQDDSSDPFSDTVALSFPSNAAAYSEIGPHLGEIDKLLWPEDDHRMEQVGTDGSIDTTVSHLFQGFKGSFG, from the exons ATGTCCCGACCCTTTACACTTCCTCTAACCGGTTCCAATGCCTTGGAACGTTTGCGTCAAGCAAAGAAATCGTCCGTTGGGAGCTCAGAAGCTGATAGAGAGGTTGTCGTGCCTCCGGCTGATCCCCCTGTTTTGATGCGGAGTCAgacgaaaaaaaagaagaaggctGTGCAGGATGATTCTTCCGACCCATTTAGCGACACTGTTGCCCTTTCGTTCCCTTCCAATGCTGCGGCCTATAGTGAGATTGGGCCTCACTTAGGAGAGATTGATAAGTTGTTGTGGCCCGAAGATGATCACAGAATGGAGCAGGTTGGTACGGATGGGTCAATTGATACCACTGTTTCTCATTTGTTCCAG GGTTTCAAGGGGTCATTTGGCTGA